One window of Haemorhous mexicanus isolate bHaeMex1 chromosome 16, bHaeMex1.pri, whole genome shotgun sequence genomic DNA carries:
- the LOC132334582 gene encoding serine/threonine-protein kinase pim-1-like — MSYTQFAFPWISLESNAGEVAIKRVPRERVRHWGELPDGTSAPLEIVLLAKVSTGFPGVVQLLEWLELPNDVLMVLERPERCQDLQHFIRARGFLPEEVARELFRQVLEAVRHCTSCGVLHRDIKPENILVDLATGHAKLIDFGCGTRSYSPPEWTHFGWYYGRPATIWSLGILLHQMSAKI; from the exons ATGAGCTACACCCAGTTTGCCTTCCCCTGGATTTCtctggaaagcaatgctggagag gtggccatcaaaagggTGCCACGGGAGCGCGTCCGGCActggggcgagctg cccgacggcaccagcgcacccctggagatcgtgctgctggccaaggtgtccactggcttccctggtgtggtccagctgctggagtggcttgaGCTCCCCAACGACGTcttgatggtgctggagcgcccggagcggtgtcaggacctgcagcatttcattcgGGCACGGGGCTTCCTGCCCGAGGAGGTGGCGCGGGAgctgttccgccaggtgctggaggctgtgcgacactgcaccagctgcggggtcctgcacagggacatcaaaccagagaacatcctggttgACCTGGCCACCGGGCACGCCAAAttgattgactttggctgtg gaacacGGTCATACAGCCCCCCGGAATGGACCCACTTTGGCTGGTACTATGGCAGGCCAGctaccatctggtccctgggcatcctgctgcaccagatg AGTGCCAAGATCTGA
- the LOC132334583 gene encoding olfactory receptor 14J1-like, with translation WDTRTISYSGCSAQLFLVFFFPTAKFSLLTVMSYDRYVSICKPLLYGTLLGSRACAHMAAAAWASAFLNALLHTANTFSLPLCHGNALGQFFCEIPHILKLSCSHSKLREHGIIVVVASLAFGCFVFMVYSYVQIFRAVLRILSEQGRHKAFSTCLPHLAVVSLFLSTGTFAHLNPPSISSPSLDLAVSVLYSVVPPALNPLIYSLRNQELKAALRKMITDGFQ, from the coding sequence tgggacaccaggaccatctcctactCAGGATGTTCTGCACAGCTATTTCtagttttcttcttccccacaGCAAAATTTTCCTTGCTCACAGTCATGAGCTAtgaccgctacgtgtccatctgcaaacccctgctctacgggaccctcctgggcagcagagcttgtgcccacatggcagcagctgcctgggccagtgcctttctcaatgctctgctgcacacagccaatacattttccctgcccctgtgccatggcaatgccctgggccagttcttctgtgaaatcccacacatcctcaagctctcctgctcacactccAAACTCAGGGAACATGGAATTATTGTAGTTGTTGCCTCTTTAGcctttggttgttttgtgttcatggtttactcctatgtgcagattttcagggctgtgctgaggatcctctctgagcagggacggcacaaagccttttccacctgcctccctcacctggctgtggtctccctgttcctcagcactggcACATTTGCTCACCTGAATcccccctccatctcctccccatccctggatctggcagtgtcagttctgtactcggtggtgcctccagccctgaaccccctcatctacagcctgaggaaccaggagctcaaggctgcctTGAGGAAAATGATCACAGATGGTTTTCAGTAG